The DNA window CCGGCTACGAATGATTTTAGAGATCTGCCAATTAATTTTGATCAATAATAAGTTACGTAAATTTTGGCTGAGTATGTTGACCAGAGTTGTaccaaattcaaaaatgtatGAAGATCCTGGTTTTTAGGAGATTAATTTTATACCTCTATTTTTGGAGCATAGCCTGGAACTGGGACCTCGCCATATCGCTTACCGCCAAACACTAATCTCAGGAAAACTGGGCAAAACAGCCTTAAAAGGTAACTCCATCAGCGCTCTAGTATGATACAACTCAATTGTAAGCATTCTATTAGCAATGCAACTGATATATtgtgaaaatattcattttactGTAGATAATTTAGAAATAATGAGAAAATCTCAGCtgattattttggcaaatatccGCCAGAAAATGTATAAGGTTTCAACTTTGACTACTAGTGGTGAAGATTAAATACTCAAGAGATTGCTTGCTCTAATTAGCTGCAAAACATCAGTAAAAATGAATTCTTATAACTTGATTTATGACTTCATGTAGTTGAATCTTAACTCGGTTGTTATACACAAATTTCATAGAATCACTGACTTTTCGTATGTTATGAATCAATAGAAAATCCAGCCAATTTTGCAGACTTTCCAATCTAATATGAAACCAAATTTTTAATCCACTTATTTTTACTGCGTTTTGGAGCATGATGGCAGAAGCGGGGTGAACCTTGGAAGAAAAGATGATCTGAATACTAAATtgtacaaaatttattttttgagaaacgATAACAAAGTCCAattcgtaaaaataaaaatagtctATTCGTTATCTTCATCCTCGTCATCTTGGTTGTTAATCTGTGAacagaaaaggaggaaaactgAATAAATGAATGAGTGGATACATCCATAAGCAGAAAAAAATAGCAGTATTTCATTATTCTGACGTTACCATTCTGATACTCTCAGAGTGAAATGGACATACTTGAACAGAACGCACTAAGTctcattttgggggaaaaaagaaagggaaaaaaagaagaagaaaaaaagaggtaggagtgcttttgaatttgagtaGTTGTAAAGTTCCTCctgccgaaaattcaaagttgaaaaataatattttgaatgtgaaaataGTTCTCATACTTTCTCCTTAATACTGAGTCTTATAGAGGAAATGATCTTAAAACCTCTAATCTTCAGTTAAAATATGATGCAACTTCAAGCACTTCTGTAAAACACTGTCCAAATTCAATAGGGAACATATTGATAAGTCAAAATAGGTCATATGAGTTTTTTCCATCGTGAAGGGGCAAAGAAAAGTTCAAGTAAGAGAAAGAAAGACAGAGATGCGTAATAATCCTCTCATGGTACTCTCATAACTGACTGATTTAGCGGCTGCATTATTCTTCAGATATTCAACATGTCGATGCATGATAGTTCAAATCAAAACAGTAGAACATAATTTTAGGCTCAAATTCTAGAGATAGATATGTAAAGTTGATTGGGTTCATTGAAATGCAGTCATAGAAAAATCATAGATTAGTGAAAAACTTATAAAGTAAATACTAGAAAtttcaatcgaaaaaaatcagCCGTTCTTTCCACTATGACCAGCATCAGAGACAAGATTAAGTGTTTATTTACCAAAATAGAATCGTCAAACTGCGATGTTAAACTATTACTTAGCCACTGAATCAGTCTATAATGAGAACTTTCAGTAGGGGGGTTGCAAAAGCTGCATCGTTTGCTCATCTAACCTTCATGCTTCTAGATCAGCGACATCTTGAGAAAACCAATTTACCGACTGAATTCTCTAACACATTTctcaaaggtaaaaaaaaggggAAGTGACCTACAAAAGTTACATAGTTGAGCTTTTTTAGTTGAGCAAAAGCTCAACTATGTAACTCCAAGTATCGATGTATGCAAAGCCGCAACTGAGTAAGTCTGTACAGGGTGTctgctaaaatttcattttggattttcctgatatttgaaATTTCCTAATGTTTTGAGTGGATAAGCTGACACTTCTTTGATTTAACAAACCAACAATGATTACAAAACAACAACTTATGAATTGTGTCAAGTGTTTCACTTTGTCATGTGTCAGTTGCAGacagttgaaaaatgcttgctgctttcagaatttcctgataacATCAAATTCCCTAGTATTTTCCTGTTTTCACTGACAGTTGACACCCTATCCATAACCTAATTTAATGCAAATCGATAAATCAAATACCACAAGAATGAaatagccactaaatcagtttaTTTATGGTGCAGAGTTTCCAAAACATATTGTATCTGCCCAAAACTCATGCAAAAAAAGCTGAGCTCTTGGATgaaatttgtgggaaaattaTTTCTGATAAACAGTGTAAACAATCTATGAGTGCTGCcaatttgaagaaataaatCTTTTGTGTGTATAATTCTTTTTCCCGACTTCTTTCACTTAGGATAGTAGACATTGAAATCCATAGCACATAGACATAGCACTTGTCAATAACTGAGAAAGAACAACACCGCAAGGGTGAGGTCTTCTCCCATGCAAAAACTAACGTAATTACCTGGAAGTATCTAAGTTCATATGTATCATGCGCGCTTGAGACAACTCTTAGCCAGTCTCTGAGGTTGTTCTTTTTAAGGTATTTCTTTGTTAGATACTTCAAGTACCTGAAAACATAATTTGAAAGGTTAGTGTCTTATCACAATGATTGGCAAACATTCAACACTAATAACTTTGGTGAGGtgagaaaaaacaattaaatggGCCTTGACAGGCCAAATGCGTCTTTTCCCAGGGGGTCAGTGTGATGGCCTTCAAAGTGAGTCCAGTTTTTTATGTCAATTCAGTCTCTTCCTTGGATGGattaatgtgctttgaaaaacaaaaataaattgtttcaaCTCGAATATGAACGCAACTCAATAATTTACTTCAGTTGAATCATGGTCCATGATAGCTTCCTGCATTAAAATCAAAGACCGATCAAtggatttcaaaaagaaaatttaaggacTTTCGAGGAGAGTGGCTGGGAAAAAATGGTGAGAAATTATTGGCCGTCTATGTTGATAAAGGAAAAgttgttttgtaattttcttttatttcttttttttttcttctttttgttttaaaaaaaaaccaatgacaCTAGATAAATTTGGACAATTATTTGGAAGCCTTTTGAGGCATATCTTCCCcaggaaattatttttcattcatttatttattctcttaatttattattttgctgACTGCTTCAGAGAAGTGAGAAAAATTGCACATTTGATAGAGATATCTTGCATTTTGCCATGAAATCAGATGTTTGCTTCTGAGGAATCGGGCAACTGCAGTAAATCAAAAATCTGAACACACACACAATATGACAGACTGCCGCAATCAGTTGGCATTTAGGCATCAGCGCTCCTGAATAACCTGGTCTGGTAGAATGATTTTCAgtctaaataaaaatttaaataaactaaTTCCGCTAAGTATAAGTTGCTGGTTAAACACCACTGAAACTATCTGAAATGAAGCTTATTACTTACTTCTTTGAAAGGAGAATAGAGGCCTGGAcagagattttcattttttgcctgTCTATAGAAATTAATTTGCCATAGTTGTTGGTTTTGTTGTTTACTTTTATCCTTTCAGACAAGTATTTCTcctgtagacaaagaaaacaaaatgaatGAGTAAACTTGCCACTAAAAGATAGAGGAGTGGATGAGgaaagaaattaacatttgcaATTGCCTGAGGTTATTTTGTGGTTGAGAGATAAAAAGGTTGTACATGAGACAAAAAAGTTGGCCAAGCATGCTGAGGAAATAACAGCTATATCATTGAGTTAATTTCAATTATTAACTATCTATTTTGGTATGTGTACGTACATATTTGCAACCTCTCAAGACATTTAGATTAAAACAAACCATCCACGAGGAGACATTACTAGAGATGCCGTCAGCTAAGTCGACGGTTGTTTGCTTTTGGTTTGAAAGCGTTTTCGCATCGCTcatatccacatgaaaacataaGACTCTcgcagaagcaagaacacagGCTTAAATAAGTTGTTTAATACTTTtaaaccttgtaacactttattttttagccacacagaaatcacaaccacatgAAAGTCATGAGTCATAACTGATGAGcagttttttttacgatacaATCATGAGACGGATGTTTTCAAAGTGGACAGTAGCGAATGACGTTTTGTGCAGAGGCTCAAATTTGTCGTTAACGCTTGGCAAaccaaaagtaaacaactgtcaACTTAGCTGATGACACCTCTAAGTGGCACCTGATCCCCTAGTGATAATTCTGTCATTAGCAAAAATAATATCAAGGGCTCTTGCGTCATTCATTAAAACATAGTAATCATCATTGCTGCATGCATTAGTGTCTAATTTGAAGTGTTGATGATTTTACAAAACAATTTGTCACAAACTGTTTGTATGGTGGTTCAACTCCAAATATGAGTATATATTGAGCATGATAGGATAGGTCATctaagtttttggaactttctgGTCAAAACTCCATTTTACAGAAGAAAGTAGCTGACAGGTTGAGGACGGATGTGGAAGTTACATAGATGCCAAGATAAGTTATTTTGATGAAGAATTGAAATTTGGAAGATTCAAACTTACAAAGTTGACCATGTCTAGAATTTTGTCTTCAGCGGGATGCGTACAATCCAGATAGAATTGTTTGTGGATCTTCGGGACTTTGCGACCTTTTCCTTTAATGAAGATTTTGGTTTTCTTTGCACCTGTTAGAACTGGCTTCTTCACCACACCTCCAGCCGCACCCTTCTTTTTCGTGTTTAGAGCAGCTTTCTTGGGCTTGCCAGCAGCCTTGGTCAAAGTTGGAGCAGCAGCTTTTTTAACGATTGCTGCCTTTTTCTTGGCAGGTTGCTCCTTGGCTGACTTGGCATCAGCTGGCCTCTTTTGAGCGGAGGCAGCTGCTGCTGGTTTCTTGGCGTCAGATTTGGGAGCAGCCTTGGCAGCCGGAGCTGCCGCCTTTTTGGCACCATCTGCTTTTTTAGCCTCTGGTTTCTTGGCAGCAGCAGCTGGCGCTGCTGGTTTTGCGGCAGGCTTTGCTTTCTTAGCGGCTCCTGCAGCGGCTGGAGTTGGTGCTGCGGTCTTCTTGGCAGCAGAGGCAGCTGGTGCTGCTGGTTTTTTAGCTCCAGCTGCGGGTGCTGCTGGTTTCTTAGCACCAGCTGCAGGTGCTGCGGGCTTCTTGGCTGCTGCAGCAGGTGCTGCTGGCTTCTTGGCGGCAGCTGCTGGTGCTGCTGGCTTCTTACCTACTGCTGGAGCAGATGCCGGAGCTTTCTTGGCAGCAGCAGGTGCAGCTGCAGCTGGCTTTTTGGCTGCAGGGGCGGCTGCAGCAGGTTTTTTAGCAGCAGCTGCGGGGGCTGCTTTCTTTGCTGTCCCTGCGGAGGCAGCAGCAGGTTTCTTTTTCTCACCTCCTAATGGAGCAGGGGCTGGCTTtttctgcaaagaaaaaaacaaaatggataAGCAAACATTTTGAGAGTAACATGAGAAAAGTACATGGAGAGTAGTGACAAGGGTGCAAAAAGGTTCCCCCTTCAACACATcttgagcaaaaaaatgaagaaaaagcaaaaaggtgcgttgaatttttacatttctaTACTCAGTAAGTACTCAAAATTTGGCAGAGTGAGTAAATCTGAAgggccagatacacctgcgtGCTACATGCGCGTGTTGACCCAAAAAGTAGGATCTGATCCTACTTTGAGCGAGTTACGAGTGCCAAGTTGCGACCTGATTGGCTACAAAGATTGCCAAACACGGCCGAAGGTCTACTCGCCGCTCAAGACGCGCGTCTTGCTCACAGGTGTATCTGCCCCTTCAAGGTTGAGATCAGCCTTTATGACTGTACCTCAGTTTCAAAGCAAGGCCAACCCCTCCCTCCAATGCATCTACTACAGAGTCTGTCAAGTAATTTACAGATACATGAAAATTCAGTTAAGTagtcaaaagaaaacaaacctaCAAACTCTGGTAATAAAATAATTGTAAACCTTAGTGAGGAGTATCACAGTGGTTGATGTTAGGTTAAGAAGTGACAAAATTAAGAGAGGGCACAAAACCATCAGAAAGGCAGAAAACTCTGCTTCAACAAAAACAGACATGGTGCTGGAGAAGTCATGGCGAGGACATAACTTTTGACTTGACCATAATCAATGAATATTAGCTCCAATAGGACCAAAATATAAGGCGATCGTTCATGATTGATAATGAAGCTACAATTCGAAAAAGTTTCGAGACCTATTTGCAGAAGCATATGGGATAATTAAATTGAAGTTGAATCAGGCTAAAAAAGTTTTGTTTAATATATTTCCATTTCACAGATATTTCGTAAAGTCAACTTCAGACATTAGTGTctgatattttttgtaaaatctctCTCGAAATCAGTCCCTTTCCTTATTTACTGAACCTGTTGCGATTCGTTTCTAGAACTCCTTACTTAAGCTTCTAGAAAATTAAGGGAATATTCGACGAACTTTCCAGAAGTGATTTCGGTGCAGTATCGTACAAGATAGGCAAGAGCAAAAGACAAAATAACAAATGCGGCGGTCCAGATGTCATCAAAGTCTGGTACTAGAGCTAGTGTTACCTATGTGTTCTAGACTCTTGCCCAACATTAGTACTTTAGGGCACTCCTTTGCTGAAATATTGTGGGATTTCTTGGAAAAGTATTTAACCCCAAGAGGGTAAGAGGGGCTACCTGACATACTGAGGAGAGAGGACAGCTTATTAAATCGACAACGCAGGTTCCCTACAGGATGAGGGGCATGCGTTATTGCAGGTAACCAGATACAAGACTTACGGTGTCCCTGAGGGAGACTCataagaaaattgaaatctaAAGGATGTAGAGAACATCGGGAATCCAGAATAATTAATTCAGTCGATTTAAGCCAACAATAGGACATGGCATTTCCTTCGAGAGAACCGACATAACCTAGAAATCAGTGAGAAACTGCGGAGTAGGGAGGAATTTATCCAGTTG is part of the Bemisia tabaci chromosome 1, PGI_BMITA_v3 genome and encodes:
- the RpL22 gene encoding uncharacterized protein RpL22; this encodes MPPKKPAPAPLGGEKKKPAAASAGTAKKAAPAAAAKKPAAAAPAAKKPAAAAPAAAKKAPASAPAVGKKPAAPAAAAKKPAAPAAAAKKPAAPAAGAKKPAAPAAGAKKPAAPAASAAKKTAAPTPAAAGAAKKAKPAAKPAAPAAAAKKPEAKKADGAKKAAAPAAKAAPKSDAKKPAAAASAQKRPADAKSAKEQPAKKKAAIVKKAAAPTLTKAAGKPKKAALNTKKKGAAGGVVKKPVLTGAKKTKIFIKGKGRKVPKIHKQFYLDCTHPAEDKILDMVNFEKYLSERIKVNNKTNNYGKLISIDRQKMKISVQASILLSKKYLKYLTKKYLKKNNLRDWLRVVSSAHDTYELRYFQINNQDDEDEDNE